Proteins encoded by one window of Agelaius phoeniceus isolate bAgePho1 chromosome 3, bAgePho1.hap1, whole genome shotgun sequence:
- the MAD2L1BP gene encoding MAD2L1-binding protein yields MGPRGDRAVLGSPAVAVAFPGAVCRGSGYRFACELLKHVLHQRNQLPLPYEQLAYFCRRAAQGGDGIEKPHSLGLASRKCQQLLTELEGLFQHLEVMFSLTLVPRVLFLLGGNVMNPKELYELNLEGFCEGSAEESLQTAPCVRQLFHRLFVADVFSELKALPVTGTLVLVQGHRDCGVEWFRPKLNYQVPSRGRKLTVKLSCDGDLHVSASPPRHTAPAWEDYVWFQAPVTLKGFSE; encoded by the exons ATGGGGCCTCGGGGGGACAGGGCGGTGCTGGGCAGCCCCGCTGTGGCCGTGGCCTTCCCGGGAGCTGTGTGCCGGGGCAGCGGCTACCGCTTCGCCTGCGAGCTTCTGAAGCACGTCTTGCACCAGCGGAACCAGCTCCCGCTGCCCTATGAGCAGCTGGCCTACTTCTGCCGGCGGGCGGCCCAG GGTGGAGATGGAATTGAGAAACCACATTCCCTGGGCCTAGCGAGCAGAAAGTGCCAGCAGTTGCTGACGGAGCTGGAGGGATTGTTCCAGCACCTGGAAGTCATGTTTAGTCTGACGCTGGTTCCTCGGGTTCTTTTCCTACTTGGAGGCAACGTCATGAACCCCAAGGAGCTCTATGAGCTGAATTTGGAGGGGTTCTGTGAGGGCTCTGCTGAAGAGAGCCTCCAGACCGCGCCCTGTGTTCGCCAGCTCTTTCACCGCCTGTTTGTTGCTGATGTCTTCAGTGAACTTAAGGCTCTCCCTGTGACAGGCACTCTTGTCCTGGTCCAGGGCCACCGTGACTGTGGTGTTGAGTGGTTCCGGCCCAAGCTCAACTACCAAGTGCCGAGCCGAGGGAGGAAGCTGACTGTTAAGTTGTCCTGTGATGGAGACCTCCACGTCAGTGCCTCACCTCCACGGCACACAGCACCTGCTTGGGAGGACTATGTCTGGTTCCAAGCACCAGTGACCCTCAAAGGCTTTAGTGAATGA